One stretch of Tepidibacter hydrothermalis DNA includes these proteins:
- the selA gene encoding L-seryl-tRNA(Sec) selenium transferase encodes MNKKKLFSLLPSVDEVLNDKTIIELIEEYPRSLVVDTIRKNINSIRKTIINLKEEQAEDFSIDYDKFIKAIVNELTLSYSLSLKKVINATGVVIHTNLGRSLLSDSIKEDVWQVASRYSNLEYDIDKGKRGSRYSHLEDIIKKITGAEDVLVVNNNAAAVLLVLSTMSKNREAIVSRGELVEVGGSFRIPKVMEESGTILKEIGATNKTHLRDYEEAINENTGVLLKVHTSNYRVLGFTDSVEIDELSKLSKEYDIPVIEDLGSGLFVDISKYGLSYEPTVIDSLRKGADIVTFSGDKILGGPQAGIIVGKKEYIEKMKKNQLTRALRVDKLTIAALEATFRLYLDEQKAVKQIPTLRMLTYSIDELNDKAKRFYEMIKNENLDADIRIEDGHSQVGGGSMPLETIDTKVITVIPNNMGVSELEERLRLSEDSIIARVYDNKYVLDVRTIFDDEFEVISKQLATALK; translated from the coding sequence TTGAATAAGAAGAAGCTATTTTCTTTATTACCATCTGTAGATGAGGTACTAAATGATAAAACTATAATAGAATTAATCGAAGAATACCCTAGAAGTTTAGTTGTTGATACAATAAGAAAAAATATAAATAGTATAAGAAAAACTATAATAAATTTAAAGGAAGAACAAGCAGAAGATTTTTCTATTGATTATGATAAATTTATAAAGGCTATTGTAAATGAATTGACATTATCATATTCTCTTTCTCTAAAGAAGGTTATAAATGCAACTGGAGTAGTTATACACACGAATTTAGGTAGATCTCTTTTGTCTGATAGTATAAAAGAGGATGTTTGGCAAGTGGCATCAAGATATTCTAATTTAGAATACGACATAGATAAAGGTAAGAGAGGATCTAGATATTCTCACCTTGAAGATATAATAAAAAAAATAACAGGAGCTGAAGATGTACTTGTAGTAAATAACAATGCTGCTGCTGTTTTACTTGTTTTAAGTACTATGTCAAAGAATAGAGAGGCTATAGTATCAAGAGGAGAACTTGTTGAGGTAGGAGGATCGTTTAGAATACCTAAGGTTATGGAGGAAAGTGGCACAATATTAAAAGAGATAGGTGCTACTAATAAAACTCATTTGAGAGATTATGAAGAAGCTATAAATGAGAATACAGGAGTATTACTTAAGGTACACACTAGTAATTATAGAGTGTTAGGTTTTACTGATAGTGTTGAGATAGATGAATTATCTAAATTATCAAAGGAATATGATATACCTGTAATTGAAGATTTAGGTAGTGGATTATTCGTTGATATATCAAAGTATGGTTTAAGTTATGAGCCGACGGTTATAGATTCTCTTAGAAAAGGTGCTGATATAGTAACTTTTAGTGGAGATAAGATACTTGGAGGTCCTCAGGCTGGAATAATTGTAGGTAAGAAAGAATATATAGAAAAGATGAAGAAAAACCAATTAACTCGTGCATTAAGAGTAGATAAGCTTACTATAGCAGCTCTTGAGGCTACTTTTAGACTTTATTTAGATGAGCAAAAGGCAGTTAAACAAATACCTACTTTAAGAATGCTTACTTATTCTATAGATGAATTAAATGATAAAGCCAAAAGATTTTATGAAATGATAAAGAATGAGAATTTAGATGCTGATATAAGAATAGAAGATGGACATTCTCAAGTTGGAGGAGGGTCTATGCCTCTTGAAACTATAGATACAAAGGTTATAACTGTAATTCCTAATAATATGGGTGTATCGGAGCTTGAAGAAAGATTAAGACTTAGCGAGGATAGCATTATTGCTAGAGTATATGATAACAAATATGTTTTAGATGTTAGAACTATCTTTGATGATGAGTTTGAAGTTATATCAAAACAACTAGCTACTGCACTAAAATAG
- the selB gene encoding selenocysteine-specific translation elongation factor, producing the protein MKNIIIGTAGHIDHGKTTLIKSLTGRETDRLKEEQKRGISIDLGFTYFDLPSGKRAGIVDVPGHEKFIKNMLAGISGIDMVLLVVAADEGVMPQTVEHLDIMSFLNIEKGIIVITKCDMVEDDFLELIKEDVREKVQDTFLKDVSIIEVDSISKRGIDELISEIDSISDEVKNKNLNAQPRLNIDRAFSVKGFGTVVTGTLIEGSIDVDDTLNIYPQNKGTKIRSIQVHGKSVKTAYAGQRVAINLSNIKVDEVERGNVLAYPESLSESMMLDVKLSLVKHSDRMVKYWDRIRFYHGTREILGRIVPIDKEVLNPGEEGYCQIRLEETIVAKNKDMFVIRFYSPMETIGGGIILDSNPKKHKRFDMDVVSSLQLKEKGDLKEIIEEIIKKHSKEYPVLNDIAVYIGEKREIIQQEIDVLCEQSKIMNINNIYIHKSFYDDLKSNVVRVLSNFHKNNPLKKGISKEELRTRIEKNLKTKDFDILLNLIVKDGDIKIVDNISSLYDFEVAFNKSQLNIQKDIEAKLKNDKLTPRNISEIIQDRKEYQEVLEALLGDTLVMVTEDIVYHKENYDMAVDMVKKYLTENKTLTLSEFRDLIGASRKYAMALLEDFDRNKITRRLGDKRMLF; encoded by the coding sequence ATGAAAAATATAATAATAGGAACAGCAGGACATATAGATCATGGAAAAACAACTCTTATAAAATCTCTTACAGGAAGAGAGACTGATAGATTAAAGGAAGAACAAAAAAGGGGTATATCAATAGATTTAGGATTTACTTACTTTGATTTACCTAGTGGCAAAAGAGCTGGTATAGTAGATGTTCCAGGTCATGAGAAGTTTATAAAAAACATGTTAGCAGGTATATCTGGTATAGATATGGTTTTACTTGTTGTTGCTGCTGATGAAGGTGTTATGCCTCAGACTGTTGAGCATTTAGATATTATGAGTTTCTTGAATATAGAAAAAGGAATTATAGTAATAACAAAGTGTGATATGGTAGAAGATGATTTTTTAGAGCTTATAAAAGAAGATGTAAGGGAGAAGGTTCAAGATACTTTCTTAAAAGATGTGTCTATAATAGAAGTTGATTCTATAAGCAAAAGAGGAATAGATGAATTAATAAGCGAAATTGATAGTATAAGTGATGAGGTTAAAAATAAAAACTTAAATGCTCAGCCTAGATTAAATATAGATAGAGCTTTTTCTGTTAAAGGATTTGGAACTGTAGTTACTGGTACATTAATAGAGGGAAGTATAGATGTAGATGATACTTTAAATATATACCCTCAAAATAAGGGAACAAAGATTAGAAGTATACAAGTTCATGGAAAATCTGTAAAAACAGCTTATGCAGGCCAAAGAGTTGCTATAAATTTATCTAATATTAAAGTTGATGAAGTTGAAAGAGGAAATGTATTAGCTTATCCTGAATCATTAAGTGAATCTATGATGTTAGATGTTAAGCTTTCACTAGTTAAGCATTCTGATAGAATGGTAAAATACTGGGATAGAATAAGATTTTATCATGGTACTAGAGAAATTTTAGGAAGAATAGTTCCTATTGATAAAGAAGTTTTAAATCCAGGAGAAGAAGGGTATTGCCAAATAAGACTTGAAGAAACTATTGTGGCTAAGAATAAGGATATGTTCGTAATAAGATTCTATTCTCCTATGGAAACTATAGGTGGAGGAATTATACTTGATTCAAATCCTAAAAAACATAAAAGATTTGATATGGATGTTGTTAGTTCTCTTCAGCTAAAGGAGAAAGGCGATCTAAAAGAAATAATAGAAGAAATTATAAAAAAACATAGCAAAGAATATCCTGTTTTAAATGATATTGCTGTTTATATTGGTGAAAAAAGGGAAATAATACAACAAGAGATAGATGTTTTATGTGAACAAAGCAAGATCATGAATATAAACAATATATATATACACAAAAGTTTTTATGATGATTTAAAAAGTAATGTTGTAAGAGTATTATCTAATTTTCATAAAAACAATCCTCTTAAAAAAGGGATATCTAAAGAAGAATTAAGAACTAGAATAGAGAAAAATTTAAAGACTAAAGATTTTGATATTTTATTAAATCTTATAGTAAAAGATGGCGATATAAAGATTGTAGACAATATATCTAGTCTGTATGATTTTGAAGTTGCATTTAATAAGTCACAGTTAAATATACAAAAGGATATAGAAGCTAAGCTGAAAAATGACAAGTTAACACCTAGAAATATATCTGAAATTATACAAGATAGAAAAGAGTATCAAGAAGTTTTAGAAGCATTATTAGGAGATACACTTGTTATGGTTACTGAAGATATTGTATATCATAAGGAAAATTATGATATGGCAGTTGATATGGTCAAAAAATATTTGACAGAAAATAAGACTTTGACTTTATCGGAATTTAGGGATTTAATAGGTGCGAGTAGAAAGTATGCCATGGCCCTTTTAGAAGATTTTGATAGAAATAAAATAACAAGAAGACTAGGAGACAAAAGAATGCTTTTCTAG
- a CDS encoding response regulator transcription factor, which yields MVKILIIDSQLLLIKEIKYAFEHEEYKIDKVCNSQEALGKNYSDYDIIIIDSEIGKKDGFQLCKEIRNISSVPIIMITPQGEDYKKIMALEIGADDCLSKPVNILELKARIKVILRRIQKIEDVGVSSEFKVGNFEINTLGRKVMYKKEYINLTGKEFDLLLFLITNPGEVFDREYLLQKIWGYEYYGDLRTVDVHIRRLREKIEMNSSSPRYILTKWGKGYYFKKS from the coding sequence ATGGTGAAAATATTAATAATAGATTCTCAGTTATTATTAATAAAGGAAATAAAATATGCATTTGAACATGAAGAATATAAAATAGATAAAGTTTGCAACTCACAAGAGGCTTTAGGGAAAAACTATAGTGATTACGATATAATAATAATAGATTCTGAAATAGGGAAAAAAGACGGATTTCAATTATGTAAAGAAATAAGGAATATATCGTCAGTACCTATAATAATGATAACCCCACAAGGAGAAGACTATAAAAAAATAATGGCTCTTGAGATTGGAGCGGATGATTGTCTATCAAAGCCTGTTAATATATTAGAACTTAAGGCTAGAATAAAGGTTATATTAAGAAGAATTCAAAAAATCGAAGATGTAGGAGTGTCGTCTGAGTTCAAGGTTGGAAACTTTGAAATAAACACACTGGGTAGAAAAGTTATGTACAAAAAAGAGTATATAAATTTAACAGGTAAAGAATTTGATTTATTATTATTTCTAATAACTAATCCGGGAGAAGTATTTGATAGAGAGTATTTACTTCAAAAAATATGGGGGTATGAATATTATGGAGATTTAAGGACTGTAGATGTTCATATAAGAAGACTTAGAGAAAAAATAGAAATGAACTCTTCAAGCCCTAGATACATATTAACTAAATGGGGAAAGGGATATTACTTTAAAAAAAGTTAA
- a CDS encoding GerMN domain-containing protein gives MRKKIYFIIMISVLMIFAAGCNNKASNSDIEKEEVKLYYTSNDNSKINWITRPIEYINDEKYEATLKALLNGPYSSDMVRSINEKTKILSINKKSDVLYIDLSKEFFNFKSDVDEVNSVITISNTLNQFEEINGIEIKIEGKDLISPDGERYGLLKEFDLTDEKSAALTLYLPDENLEYLVPIKKNVVIKEGEIIGEKVIQELINESDKQGYNVVPKGTKLLNYSQDNGIATVDLSQEFIKNSSGGSIAQTMAIYSIVSSLTEFENINSVLFLIDGKSVEDFSHYEFNKPFSRDESLIKH, from the coding sequence ATGAGAAAAAAAATATATTTTATAATTATGATATCTGTTTTGATGATATTTGCAGCTGGATGCAATAATAAAGCATCAAACAGTGATATTGAAAAAGAAGAAGTTAAACTTTATTATACTAGTAATGATAATTCAAAAATAAACTGGATTACAAGACCAATTGAGTATATTAATGATGAAAAATATGAGGCCACTTTAAAAGCGTTATTAAATGGACCGTATTCTTCTGATATGGTTAGAAGTATAAATGAAAAAACAAAAATATTATCTATAAACAAAAAAAGTGATGTATTATATATAGATCTATCTAAAGAATTTTTTAACTTTAAATCAGATGTTGATGAAGTTAATTCTGTGATAACTATTAGTAATACTTTAAACCAATTTGAAGAAATAAATGGAATAGAAATAAAAATTGAAGGTAAAGATTTGATATCTCCTGATGGTGAAAGATATGGATTGTTAAAAGAATTTGATTTAACGGATGAGAAAAGTGCTGCTCTTACTCTATACCTTCCAGATGAAAACTTGGAATACCTTGTTCCTATTAAAAAGAATGTTGTGATTAAAGAGGGAGAGATAATAGGTGAAAAAGTTATCCAAGAGCTTATAAATGAATCTGATAAACAAGGTTATAATGTAGTACCTAAGGGAACTAAATTATTAAACTATTCACAAGATAATGGAATAGCTACAGTAGACTTAAGTCAAGAATTTATAAAAAATTCAAGTGGTGGTTCAATAGCACAGACTATGGCTATATACAGCATAGTGAGTTCTTTAACAGAATTTGAAAATATAAATAGTGTATTATTTTTAATAGATGGAAAAAGTGTAGAAGATTTTTCTCATTATGAATTTAATAAACCTTTTTCTAGGGATGAAAGCTTGATAAAGCATTAA
- a CDS encoding BlaI/MecI/CopY family transcriptional regulator, whose amino-acid sequence MKQIPKISDAEYEIMKIIWKNEPLKASEIVELVDTECWNENTIRTMVNRLLKKGAIGYEKKGKAYFYHSIVSETEYRKYEGTNFLKKLYSGSLSAMFANFVHDENVSKDDLKELKGILEKELKDE is encoded by the coding sequence ATGAAACAAATACCTAAAATTTCAGATGCAGAGTATGAAATTATGAAAATTATATGGAAAAATGAGCCTCTTAAAGCTAGTGAGATTGTTGAACTTGTGGATACTGAATGCTGGAATGAAAACACTATAAGAACCATGGTAAATAGGCTTTTAAAAAAAGGTGCTATAGGATATGAAAAAAAGGGAAAGGCATATTTTTATCATTCTATTGTAAGTGAAACGGAATACAGAAAGTATGAAGGCACTAACTTTTTAAAAAAACTTTATAGTGGATCACTTAGTGCAATGTTTGCAAATTTTGTACACGATGAAAATGTATCAAAAGATGATCTTAAAGAATTAAAAGGGATTCTAGAAAAGGAACTCAAAGATGAATAG